GTAGTAACAACGTTTAAACATGCAAGTTATTACTATGTAGCATTCCAGCCACACGTGTTTCCCTATATTCCATTCACGCCCTCACCGAGTCTTCCAAGCATCTCGGAAGGGAGTTTCCGCATGCCTCGAGGACCAAACCGCAAAACTACCTCCAAGTGCGTTACCGCGCGAGCACGCCTCTTCCACTTCGCCCCCTCCAACTCCTCGGAACCTCACTCCACACCCTCGCCCACCGCTTCCCAATTCCTCCCACCCCCTGATCCcccaccgcccaccgccccACCCCtcatctccggccgccggcgATGCGGGGCGCCGACCTCATCAACCCGGcgctccccgacgagctcctcgACGACGTGATCCGCCGCGTCGGCGCGGGGCCCGGCGGCGGCAAGCGCGACCTCGACGCCTGCGCGCTCGTCTgccgccgctggcgccgccTCGAGCGCGCCTCCCGCCGCTCCGCGCGGCTCGCGGCGTCCGGGGAGCGCGCCGACGAGGTGCTCCGACTCGTCGCCGAGCGCTTCCCGGCGCTCGCCGACGTGTCGGTGGACGAGCGCCTCACCGCCGCGGGCGTCGTCGGCGCCGTGCCCAggtcgcgccgcccgcgccaggCACGCCCGGTCAGTCcctcccccctcctcccccccgTGGAGACCCCTGGATCCTGGTTGCCGCTGGTGCTGCCGCGCGCGGGGCGTGAGAAATGTTGTGTCTTTCAGGCGATGATATAGTGATACGGATCAGGATCCATAGGAACTTCTGAATTTTGAGCTGTTGCTGCATCGTATTTTAGATAAATTTGGCGAATGTAGTGGATTTTGCCAGAAATTGGCACCAGTTCCCCAAATATCGTAGTATTTCCGTGACTTTGTATGTTCAATGGTTCGGCAGGGGAATTTGTAATGTATAATGACTGTGTAAGAGTAATGCACTTTGTTCAGATTACGGTATCGTTGGTATCTGTTCACTAACTAGCTTGAAAGTGCCTTGGCTGTCGAAAAATCGCCACAATTCTAGAGTAGAAACTACTTTGCTCCATAAGATTGGGAGATACTACCTTAATTTACTGGCATCTTTTTAGTACAATTAGTTTGCTTTTTTCTTTAAAAGGTCTCCAAGTCTTGTGCAGTACAGTTAGAATTTTTAATAAAGTCTCTGCCAAAGCTATTCAACTCCCTTGTTATGATACACTCAGTACTTGTCTCGAATGCAGGTGCATAGAACTAGCCCATTTCGGCGCAGGAGGAGGCTTCCCGTCGCATCAAGTGCTGTTCATATAGCCCCATTCCCTTTGGACCAGCCAGCCATTGATGATGGATCAGAGCGCAGCTGTTTGACTGATGTCGGCTTGGCACATCTCGCAAGGGGTTGCAGAGGGCTTGAGAAATTAAGTCTAATATGGTGTTCTGCCATATCCTCAACAGGGTTGGTGAGGATAGCGGAGAACTGCAAGAATTTGACTTCTTTGGAGCTTCAGGTAATTCAATATTATCTATTCTACAGCTTTTGCTGTGTTATGAAGTTCGggtcttttttttcttcttcttctagggACATCAAACGTTATTACTATGAATCAAGGGTTAATATCTATTGTAGTGTATCCATGTAATGATATGTATGATGGACCATTATCTTGAAATATTTGATTGGAGACTTTGTTCCTGGTGACATGGTGATTATTGCTTTTCCTTATTATTTATTAGTTAAGTCAAAAGAGTTATTTGCATGACAGCATTTGCAATCTGCTACGAAGGTCCTTTTGTCTAGTTCCGTCCACAATTTGCTATTCATCTCAAATCTCAATCCATATATTTTTTCTTAAGTAGACCTATAATATATTTTTGGATGAAACTTGAGGAAAACTTTAACTGCAGGCTTGCTATATTGGAGATCCAGGACTCATTGCTATTGGGGAAGGATGCAAGCTACTTAAGAATTTAAACATGCGATTTGTTGAAGGCACCACAGATGAAGGCTTGATTGGATTAGTAAAGAGCTGTGGGCAATCACTGGTCTCTCTTTCTGTTGCAACTTGTGTTTGGTTGACTGATGCATCGTTGAGTGCTGTTGGATCCCACTGCCCTAACCTAGAAATCCTGTCAGTGGAATCAGATCGTATTCGAGACGACGGAGTGATATCTATTGCTAAAGGTTGCCGACAGTTAAAAAAGTTAAAGCTACAATGTATTGGTGCTGGGGATGAGGCCCTAGATGCTATTGGCTTATTTTGTTCGCTTTTAGAAAGCTTGTCGCTCAACAACTTTGAACGATTTACAGACAGGTAGTCAATTTAGTTGCACTCTCTAATGTAATGTTATGATTTATAAATGCCTGAAGTCCGTTTTTGTTTTTCCTGTATCAACTTTTACTGATCTCTATATGCTACAGTAAAGAAATTCATATATACAATTTCCCATCTTGATGTACATTAAATTTAAGCTTGGCTTATCTTACTAAATGAATTAATAGGTATAGTCAATGTTTGAAGGTATGCAAAACCATTTTTACTAGGGCTAGTAACAAACCTCAAGGATAACTACACAAGAGCCAACAAGGgtaaaaacacacacacacacacaccagaATTACAAGATGAGTGAGAATAAAACATTGTGAACCATGGTAGTAGAACTGATCTAAAGCAACTAGGATGTTAGGTATCCCTATTTAATGCTTCTCATGGAATCAAGTATTCTGCAATTGGAGGTGTTGATGATCCATTAAAACTTCTTTGTTGTACCTTGTGCATCAACTAATTTCTGAGTTCTCTTAATGATTTGATGACCAACTTTTTCAATTGCAGGAGCCTTTCTTCCATTGCGAAAGGGTGCAAGAATCTAACAGATCTTGTTCTCAATGACTGCCAGTTACTAACTGACAGCAGCCTTGAATTTGTAGCTCGTAACTGCAAAAAGTTAGCACAGTTGAAGATCAATGGTTGTCAGAACATGGAAACTGCTGCATTGGAGCATATTGGACGATGGTGTCCGTAAGTTCCTTGGTGATAACTCGATATATTGAAATTTCCTTTGGAACAGTTCTCCTATATTAATATATTTGCTTTAGTTGAAGTTGTCTGCAATTTCCTTGGTGATAACTTGATATATTGGAATTTCCTTACTTCACTTAACACTCCTAGGCATTCATTCTCCTATTCTGGAACAGTTCCTCCTATATTAACAAGATGTGCTGTAGTTAAAGTAAGTGGAAGAAGGTACTGACTAAACAAATATGTTAAAAGAATGGATCCATAATGTAACCACAGTTTGGCTTCCTATCAAGTTTAAAACTGCACATAGGCTATCATACATTTTTGAATGTGAGTGAAAATGTAATTGTTGTGCTTCTACAGTTCTTTCATTTGTTTAGCTGCATTTTTTTTATCAATATTGATAACTTTTGTTTCAATAACGATATATGATTCAAAGTCCAATTCAAACAGGGGCCTTTTGGAGCTCTCTCTAATTTTTTGCCCAAGGATCCAAGATAGCGCATTTCTGGAGATTGGTAGAGGCTGCTCCCTTCTCAGGACTCTTTATTTGGTTGACTGTTCAAGAATAAGTGACGGTGCCTTGTGCCACATAGCTCAAGGCTGTAAGAACTTAACAGAACTTTCTATTCGGCGTGGTTATGAGGTAATTTTCCAAGTTTGCATTGATTTGGTGCAAGCTCAGAAAACATGGTGATAAATAGCAATATTTTCATTACAGTCTGTGTTTGGTTCTGTTCACTTTGGAATTTTAAACGACTTTCTGTTTGTATTCTTAAAATTTATGTATTTGATATGCAGATAGGAGACAAAGCATTGATATCTGTTGCTGAGAATTGTAAATCTCTTAGAGAGTTAACACTGCAATTTTGTGAGAGGTAAATATAATCATGAATATATGATGTGTCGTGTCTTATTTATTTGGCATTCTGATGTGTATCGTCCACTTTATTTTAATTTTGAATATTCAACTCCCTTTTCAGGGTATCTGATGCTGGGCTGTTTGCAATCGCAGAAAACTGCTCTCTGCACAAGTTAAACTTGTGTGGGTGCACGCTAATTACTGATAGTGGGCTGACTGCAATTGCCAGAGGATGCCCTGATCTAGTCTTCCTGGATATAAGTGTTCTCCGGGTATGTGTTTTATCTATGTCACTGCATTCTTTATTCGAAAATTGTCCAAAATTTGAGTAAAAAGAAATAACGCTGCTTCACTTTACTCTGACTAAGCTGTCTATGCGGCAACCAAATAGGCTGTTTGGATTTCAAATTAGAAAATTGCCTCCATTTTGCCCCAAAGAATACTTGAAGCACATTTCACTGTAATAGACCTGGTACAACTCACAAGTTTTATATCTTGGCTCTGGTATACAGTAACCCACAAATATAGAATTTGAATTGTTACCTTTACATCTATAGGGGATCCATAACGAATGAAGATTATGGAAACACAAAAGGATTTTGTCCCTGTAAAATACAAGAATTATGAGACAAAATATAACAGCTATGCAAATAAAAAGTTTGTCAAGAAATGATTTATTCTGCATCACCCAACAGGCCAACAAGCACATCTTGCCTTGGACTAGTCGCTTTCATGCAATGGAACAGCAATGTCATCAGTGTCTAGCTGTTTAAAACTTGTAGCTTCTAACTGAAACTATTCATTTTGAAAGAACATGTTTACCTCATGATACATTCCCCTTAAATTTTTCTTGAATATTCTTAAGTTGCTTTGATAAACAGTTCTTTGTTAACCAACCACAGTTAGCGAAATAGGATACATACTTTTGTTTGCTCTGATATAGCAGCGTGTTCATAAACAGTTCTATGTGCATACACTTAGCAACATGAGCATCCTTATTCCATCCTCTTGTCTGATGACTCGTCATCTTGCTTCAACATGCAGGTCGTAGGTGACATAGCACTTGCTGAGATAGGCGAAGGCTGCCCCAAGCTCAAAGAAATCGCGCTCTCCCACTGCCCTGAGGTGACTGACGTCGGTCTGGGCCATCTAGCCAGAGGGTGCCTGCAGGTGGAGTCATGCCAGATGGTCTACTGCCGGCAGATCACCAGCGCTGGTGTGGCAACCATCATCTCAGGCTGCTCCAGGCTGAAGAAGCTCCTCGTCGAGGAGTGGAAGGTGAGCGAGAGGACCCGGCGGAGAGCAGGACCCGTCTTGTCCTTCCTCTGTACCGGGCTTTAGGTTCGGAATGGAAATAAATCTGTGTGCAGTATCAACTCCCTACCGGAAAAAGCTTGCATTGTGTTGTGTTGCTGTGCTGTATACAATAGCATCTTTACCTCAAAAAGTGTTGTATGAACTTTTTACTCACAAGTGTTGCACAGAATAAAATTGCTGTACCAACTATTTACCCAGAAAATAAAACCAGATGAATAAACTGGTATGACCTCCATTGTACACTGAATAGTTAAATGAAAGTTTTGAAGCTTTGATGGGATTTTTATTAACTATGTCAAGTGCTTTTCACCAGAGGGGCTAGTTGCCGGCTTGCCTTATTCCAGTGGCCAACGAGATCCTTCCTGCTTCTTTGTATCGCTTTGGCATGTGATTATTCCAAACGGATTGCCGTCTGTAGAATCTGGAATCGCTTCTTGTCTTTTGTCTCCCATTTGAGACATGTTCGTCAGGTAACATCAGACGTCTCTTGCAGCTGCAAGGAACGCATGGATTCTTTGCTGCTCACTGCCTGCTTCGTCCCTACGCTTTCGGCTACTTTGTTGCTCCTTATCTGAACTCATCCATGTCGAGGCATCTATAAAGTGTACGTCGTCCATCTTGGCATCAAGAATCATCAGGTAGTACACAAGCAGCAGAAATGGAgaaaggaggcggcggcggcggcggcgaccgggCGACGAGCGCGGCCGGTGGCATGTGCGACCGGTTCCTGACGTTCCTGGCCAAGAACCTGACGATGAGCAGGGTGAAGAGCATCGCCGACGGCCCGAaggacggcgccggcggcggccaccaGCCGACGGAGGGGGGAAAGGAGGCCGGGGAGGAAGACGAGTTCGCCATCCCGATCGAGAGGGCCGAGTTCGACTACGAGTTCGGCGGCCATGGCGACGGCAGCGCCGCGACCATCCTGGAAGAGAGCGCCGTGGCAACGACGACGGCAAGGGACGTTCCTGCAGAGCAGAAGACGGGAGCCGCGGCCGACGACGGtccggtggcggtggaggagaCGACGAAGGTGAGGAAGACGGTGAGGATCAAGGAGGACCGGCCCGAGCAGGAGGGCGCCGGCGCCCCGGCGGCGACGCTGGAGCGGAAGATCTCGTCGCTGTTCAAGAAGCGGCAGGCGTCGGCCTCGGGAGGAGGCGGGGACGAGCAGCGGGTGCCGAGGCGGAGCCGGATGCCGCCCGTGCTGCGGGTGCCGTCCAACATCAACGAGCGCTCCTCCACCTTCATCGAGGAGCGCAGGAGGGGcttcggcggccgcggcggcaagGCGGCGCCGGACAAGTGAACGATGAGCCGGCCGGAGCACCGCTCGCCGCTGCAATGCGCTTAATGCTCTCTCATCGAGTGTGTGCGTGTCGACGATCCGCGTGTTTGTGTGTGTTTGGACGATGTCTACAATGGACGGGCTTCGATCGCCAATCAAAACTGTGAATAGATGTAACGACATCGTCAGATTTGGATGGATCAACAAATGCTCTAGGCGATCACAACCTGCGAATGGACTTCATGGCCCGTCAACCATGAGGTCATGGGTTTCGCATATATGTGAGTTGTAAAAAAATTGTGGCCGTTGGATGTTGACATGGTTGATCTCGGTGCAGGGTATCCGTTGCCCTTGCTGTTGGGTTGGAGGAGCGCTCGTTGAATGTCTACAACTGGCGGTCAGGCACCAGCCAACACAAAAGGCCATTTGTGCTGGCAGAACCACCAGCTCAAGCCAATTTTGTCAGCCAATGCAACACAAACGCTCTCGGTACTAGTAGTGACCACATTAGGTCAACGGAGGCGGGTAGGTCTTGAAGCGCTCACGTTCAACAATATTTCAGTAGATCACTATGGTGATTGTCAGATGGAGAAATAAAGAAGCCATGCGATAAGCTTTTGCAGGTCCGTTCACATGTTGAAAGTCAGGTTTAAATCTTCCTCCTATTCAGTGATTCGATGCAGGCTCCCGATCCCGATTAAGTTTGATCAATAAAATGTATAAAAACGGGAGACTAGATTCCACTTCAGCACTACCTCCGCTTTTTCCATGAATATTATCGGAAGAAGGTTTCCGACTCGTGGTTGAGGTCCAGATCGCCCAGTGCCAAAACAAATAGTGGAACCCGACATTTCTAGAATCTAGTCTAACCTAGCTAAAATTCTATCCGCCACCCTACAGCCACCCAACTCTGGCGGCGCTGGAGTGACTTGAAGTCCGCCGCCAACCCGCCGTCGCCGTTGTCGAGCAAACAAGGTGGACGCCTGAAGGACGGCGGTACCCGCGACGTTCTTCAACTATGCCGAGAATGACTACGGGAACGCCTACGTCAACCCTGTCACGAACCATGGCCGGATGTCACTCCCGGTCCAACTCTTAGCTCTTGTTCATATTTTTTTAGATTAAAGATAAAATCCGGCCTTCTATATACACATTGTGGATATATACATCCAAACGTTACAAAAATTTCTTAGACTCTAATCTTCAACTATGAGGAGCTCAAAAACATAAGATAAAAAACTCTAAGACAAAGAAAAAAATTAGAAGACTAAGCTTCGTTCTTCTTCTTTGTCCATGCGTCGACCTTGCGTTGTCATGCATCTTCAGTCCATTTCATTTTTCGTTTGCTTAGAAACTTGAAGTCGGACTTACTTTTATCTCTCACCCAATAGACTCCGCCTTAGGTAATGAATGTCGAGCCAAAGGACTTCCAAGGCGACGCCTTCAAGAAGGACACGCCGTCAAGACGCTGTCATCGCCCATCCGACGAGCTGTCATCGCCCATCCGACGAGCTGGGGTAAAGTTTTCACCTAGAAGACCTCTGACCTCGTAGAACGCATCACAACAATCGCCTCAAGGGAGGAAAACGACGCCGTCGCTGTTGACACTGATATACATCCGGGTAAAGCTTTCGCCCGATGCTCCTGCATGACCACATCATCATCATTGCAAGAAATCTGTCAACCAACCGCCTCATAACGCGAAGGGGGTATCAAGGCATCAGCCTCCCGACCCCTTCCGTCGGCACCGTGGTCACTGAGGACGCACCGAGGATGCAGGGTTGACATGCGCAGCCACCCTACCGCCGGCCTCACCAGCACCACATGCCTCACCACCGCCGGCCTCACAGAGAGGAGGCCCGCCACCGCCATCAAGCACGCGGAGAGGGGGAGGCAAAAGGAGCCCTGCTGCCGCTGTAGCAGCCGTCCGGATAGAGCGCCTGCGCCTCGACGGCGATGCGCCCCCAGCAGGGTCCAAATCGGGCGGGTGGGGAGGAGCCTGCACGAACCCAGCCACCACCGGACGATCCGTACGATGCTAGTGCCGGTTCGGGAAGGTGAATCCCTACCCCACGCATGGATCTGCTATCCCGGCTAGCAGGATCACCGGATTCGGGCAGGAGGGGAACAGATCGAGGCTCAGATGGATCACCATGGCACTGTGGCTCAATAGTAAGATGGGATGGCTGGAGAGGAGGGGGGAGGAAAGGAGAAACACTTGCCCGGCCGCCATCTTTCTCGAGTCTACGCGGGCTTCCGGCGGAGctctccggcggcggcgcgaggtaGGGAGCGAGGAGGGCGGGCTgttgggtggcggcggcggttcgCCGAGTCGCCCAGCCTTGTTCATGTTTTGTTTAAGTTGTGCTTACGCATTTAGGTGCTTAGTAGATCCTGTAAATGTAAATCTACGTACTAATGTAAGTTTTATCACATGGTTGCCCTGCCCAACCAGGCACCATTGCCTGACACACAGACCCCAGAGCATGCCACGAGAGGAATGGTGAGGTACGGCCGGGAATAACCACTTGGCCGGCACCGGTGCACCAGCACCAATTTCTCCTGAGATGCCTGACCAGCATGATATGATACACAATTACAACGTTGGATACCCTCTTAAGCTTGCATTTTTCTAGTTAATGGATGAAGCACGCTTGATGCCGTGAATGATATAAATTGTGCTTCTAAATTGTAATCACTATGCTATAAACCTTTGGTTATGGAGTCATTACTCGTTACCTCGTGCCTCCACCTGTTCCAATCTTAATTTCATTTGCACATTTTAGTTTTGCCTTGCATGGTGCCATGAGCCATGTCaagtttgaaaaaaaaaagattccGAAACAAACCACTATGAGTTTCATCTGGCCATGGCATGGCGCCCGTGTTCATTGTAGAAGATTGGCCAACGAAGGACACGTTCCCCCCTCCACCCGGCGCCTGTGGATTTTCCACCTCCAAACTAACAAAAGTAGTGAAGCCTCGAGCATTAATGGAATCTGAAAGATACCTCCAGGGTCTAACTCCAAGCACTAGCTAGTTTCCAATCAAACTCTCATGAACAATGAATGCTCTTTTGACATGAAATGTACACATCTTGATATTCATGTAGCCCATCTAAATATTCTTTACATTATTAGTATGTTAATTTTGTCCGGCGTAAATAAGTGGACTTTTACTTGAGCCTGTCAATCTCATGCTACTGTTCTTAAGAAAAATTAAGGCCTCCttcggttgctttggaacatgATTGAGTGGATCCCCTTGCTTCACTCGATCCTGATCTGCTTCAAATCCGATCCGGAGGGTAAGACGCGAGGCTCTGATCCGGGCTTTCGGTTTCTTTCCAGGCTAGACCAAAACGAACAACCATTCCAATTCACATCTGTATTGAAAACGGACCGCAGCAATCCACCCAGAACGGGCCAATCTGACGCAAACGAACGAGGCCTACAGTTTAATTAATATGTGTGAACGTCTACTGTCTAGTCGTGGCCTCGTGCGTTCTCATATATAGGCCGCATATATATGCTCTAAAACAGTACTACTGTGGAAGCGGGCGGAGAGTATTATACTGAAGTGCCaatttttttaataaaattAAATTATATGGATTATGGACGTGAAGAGCTTTCTGGGATTCGACCCAGGCTTCAGAGTGTAGCAGCTGAGAATATAGAAATGGGAGGCTGGAGGAGCATGTAGGGCATGCGTGAGCTTGGCCGGCCACACCATTGGTGGTGGTGTAGGCCAACATGCGATGGCGACTTGGTGACCGcgttgagagagagagagagagagggagagagagatgaCCCCGGCTAGACGCGGCAGATGGTGTCGGCCCTCTGTTCCATGGTCTCCGACAGGGAGTATGCAAGTTGATTGGTCCACGTCCCAAAGTCCATACCATAAATTGACGTCCACCATATATCTCCTAGGATCGTGAACGGAGAGCGTTGACCTCGCCGCAACACTTCACCTGCCATCATTGCCCCGCCGGCGGTTGCAAAGGACACCAAGAAGAGCTTGCCCAGGAAGTCTGGCCTCGTCCAGCATGAAGCCGGGTAGTGACACAGAAGCAATCGCGGCCTCAAATTAACTCGCTGACCTCTATCCAAGAAAGCCTTAGTGGGAGCAGGGTTAGAAGACAAATAGGGAGACGAGCTCTTTAGTTTCCTAAGGTCCAACTAGGACATATTGGAAAATCACCGATGTGCCTTGTGTCCCGAGGAAGCTGATCGAGCACTCCTTAAACGTTCATCCGAACGCCAAGCCAATCAAGCAGAGGATACATCGCTTCACGTAACCGCTAACCCATTTATATTTAGGTGCCATAAGAGGTAGGCAAGAATGTGTACTCTACATGTTGCCCACCTGTCCAAGTATAGGTGTTGTACTCTTACTACATCAGCTGTTTTCCC
Above is a genomic segment from Panicum hallii strain FIL2 chromosome 8, PHallii_v3.1, whole genome shotgun sequence containing:
- the LOC112902256 gene encoding uncharacterized protein LOC112902256, which codes for MEKGGGGGGGDRATSAAGGMCDRFLTFLAKNLTMSRVKSIADGPKDGAGGGHQPTEGGKEAGEEDEFAIPIERAEFDYEFGGHGDGSAATILEESAVATTTARDVPAEQKTGAAADDGPVAVEETTKVRKTVRIKEDRPEQEGAGAPAATLERKISSLFKKRQASASGGGGDEQRVPRRSRMPPVLRVPSNINERSSTFIEERRRGFGGRGGKAAPDK
- the LOC112902252 gene encoding F-box/LRR-repeat protein 4; its protein translation is MRGADLINPALPDELLDDVIRRVGAGPGGGKRDLDACALVCRRWRRLERASRRSARLAASGERADEVLRLVAERFPALADVSVDERLTAAGVVGAVPRSRRPRQARPVHRTSPFRRRRRLPVASSAVHIAPFPLDQPAIDDGSERSCLTDVGLAHLARGCRGLEKLSLIWCSAISSTGLVRIAENCKNLTSLELQACYIGDPGLIAIGEGCKLLKNLNMRFVEGTTDEGLIGLVKSCGQSLVSLSVATCVWLTDASLSAVGSHCPNLEILSVESDRIRDDGVISIAKGCRQLKKLKLQCIGAGDEALDAIGLFCSLLESLSLNNFERFTDRSLSSIAKGCKNLTDLVLNDCQLLTDSSLEFVARNCKKLAQLKINGCQNMETAALEHIGRWCPGLLELSLIFCPRIQDSAFLEIGRGCSLLRTLYLVDCSRISDGALCHIAQGCKNLTELSIRRGYEIGDKALISVAENCKSLRELTLQFCERVSDAGLFAIAENCSLHKLNLCGCTLITDSGLTAIARGCPDLVFLDISVLRVVGDIALAEIGEGCPKLKEIALSHCPEVTDVGLGHLARGCLQVESCQMVYCRQITSAGVATIISGCSRLKKLLVEEWKVSERTRRRAGPVLSFLCTGL